The Corynebacterium sp. SCR221107 genome includes the window ACCGACGCCCTCAACAACCGACCGGCTTAAGGGGGGCGAAAGTGAAAAGTAGGCGGATGGCTGATGATGCCGGTATGACAACGCTCGAGGCCGCCATGGCAGTGAGCATCCTGGTGGGCGTCGCCGCGATGATCATCGCTGGCATCGCCACGCTCGCCGCCTACATTCGGGTGGTCGATACCGCTGGGGCGGCCGCCCGGGCCCATGCGATAGGAGAGGAGTTCGCACCGGTGGGTGCCACGGTGACCGTGACGGTGACCGGTGGCATGGTGGAAGTCACCGCGCGCGACGATTCCTTCCTTATCCCGCTTTCCGCGCAGGCCCGCTTCCCACAGGAGCTTGCCGATGGCAACCGATAAAAGCATTGTATGCGATGAAAAAGGTGCCATGAGCCTGCTGGCCGCGGTGATGATCGCCGCCTTGGTGGTCATCGCCGGGGCTGTCGGCTGGGCGTGCATGCGGGTCATTGATTCCCATCGCGCACAATTGGCGGCCGACATGGCGGCGGTTTCCGCAGCCTACGAGCACTATGTCGGTGGCGACGGGTGCGTGAAGGCTCAGGAGATCGCGCTAGAAAATGGGGCAAGTCTTGCCTCGTGTGAGATCGTGCTGATGGATGTTCGGGTGCGAGTGCGCGTTGAGCAGATGGGTGCGGTGGCGGTGGCTGGCCCATCGTAGAAAGTTGCGCGCGGATGTGCACGGGAGTACTCTTCGATTTATATTGCACGCAATCGTTTAGGTGAGTAATCGCCAGAATTGAGGGAACATGGAACCGCTGTACACCGCAGAAGCACTGGCCACCGGAGCAGGCCGAAACGGCCACGTCCAGATCGCCGGAACCGAGCTCGGCCTCGACCTGGCAATCCCGAAGGAGATGGGTGGCTCCGGCAACGGCTACAACCCGGAGCAGCTCTTTGCCGCCGGCTACTCCGCCTGCTTCCACTCCGCGCTGCAGATGGTCGCCCGCACCCGCAAGCTGGAGCTCGGTGAGTCCAGCGTGGGTGCCCGCGTTAACATCGGCAAGCAGGGCGAGGGCTTCGGCCTGTCCGTCGTGCTTGAGGTTGTCATCCCGGCCCAGCCGGAGGACGTCGCCCGCGAGCTCGTCGAGCAGGCACACCAGGTCTGCCCGTACTCCAACGCCACCCGCGGCAACATCGACGTTGACCTGGTGGTTTCCCAGGACTAAGGCGTAACGCCTAGCATGGCGCACATGGCCCCCAACAGGGCCAGTGCGCCTTTCTTGCTCAGTGGGTTATTGCCATTCCCGCACTTCGGGGACTGCACGCACGAGGGGCACCCCGATTCGCATTCGCAGGATCGGACATTGTCGTAG containing:
- a CDS encoding Rv3654c family TadE-like protein yields the protein MATDKSIVCDEKGAMSLLAAVMIAALVVIAGAVGWACMRVIDSHRAQLAADMAAVSAAYEHYVGGDGCVKAQEIALENGASLASCEIVLMDVRVRVRVEQMGAVAVAGPS
- a CDS encoding organic hydroperoxide resistance protein — translated: MEPLYTAEALATGAGRNGHVQIAGTELGLDLAIPKEMGGSGNGYNPEQLFAAGYSACFHSALQMVARTRKLELGESSVGARVNIGKQGEGFGLSVVLEVVIPAQPEDVARELVEQAHQVCPYSNATRGNIDVDLVVSQD